The genome window TGCGACGCCGCTCGCTCATCGCGTCTCTCACCGTGGTGGCCGCCGTCGCGGTGACCGCGATGCTCGCCGGCACCCTGGCGGTGGCGTGGGCGATGTTCCTCTCCTCGCATGACCTGTGGGTCGTCACCACGGTCGTCGCGATGGCGGCGGTCGTCTCGCTGGCCACCGCGCTGCTGCTCGGCCGCTGGGTCGTCGCCCGCAGCCGCGCCCTCCAGCTCGCCGCCCGCTCCTTCGGCGACGGCGGCTCCTTCACCGCGCCCGCCGGCCCTGCCACCGCGGAACTCGCCTCCTTGAGCGCCGAGTTGGCGGCGACGAGCGCGAAGCTCGCCGAGTCCCGACAGCGGGAGCGCGCCCTGGAATCCTCGCGGCGCGAACTCGTCGCCTGGATCTCCCACGACCTGCGCACCCCGCTCGCCGGGTTGCGCGCGATGGCCGAGGCTCTGGAGGACGGCGTCGCCGCCGATCCCGCCCGCTATCTCACCCAGATCCGCACGGAGGTCGAACGCCTCAACGGCATGGTCGGCGACCTCTTCGAACTCTCCCGCATCCACGCCGGAGCCCTCGCCCTCACCCCGTCCCGGATGTCCGTCTACGACCTGGTCGGCGACGCCCTCGCCGGGGTGTACCCGCTGGCTCACGAGCACGGGGTGCGTCTCGTCGGCGAGCGCGTCGAGCCCCTGCCCGTGGAGGTGGACGGCAGGGAGATGAGCAGGGTTCTCGGCAACCTCCTGGTCAACGCGATCCGCCGGACCCCCGCCGACGGCACCGTCATGGTGGCCGCCGAGCGGTCTCCCGACGGCGTGGTGGTGTCCGTGTCGGACGGCTGCGGAGGCATCCCCGAGGAGGACCTGCCCCGCGTCTTCGACACCGGCTGGCGCGGCACCCACGCCCGTACGCCCCCGGCGGGCGCGGGGCTCGGCCTCGCCATCGTGCGCGGGATCGTCGAGGCCCACCAGGGTCGCACCACGGTCCGCAACATCCCCGGCGGCTGCCGATTCGAGGTGGTGCTGCCCGCGGCCGCTTCTTGAACACGGACAGCACCACCGGTACCTGAGGGCGCGCGGACGCGCTGTCAGCGCCGGCCCACGCGCCCCAACACCCCGGCCTACGCGTCCCGCATTCCGGCCTGAGCGAACTCCCGCATGCCCTCCGTGAACCCGACCTCCGGCTTCCACCCCAGCTCCGAGCGCAGCCGCGACGAGTCCGCGGTGATGTGCCGTACGTCCCCGAGCCGGTACTCCCCGGTCACGACGGGCTCCGGACCGCCGTACGCGTCGGCCAGCGCCGCCGCCATCTCCCCGACCGTGCGCGGCTCACCGCTGCCGGTGTTGTACGCCGTGAGCGCCCCGGCCCGCACATCGGCCTTCAGAGCCATGACGTTGGCGCCGGCGACGTCCCGGACGTGCACGAAGTCCCGCCGTTGCCGACCGTCCTCGAACACCCGGGGAGCCCGGCCGTGCGCCAGGGCCGAGCGGAAGAAGGAGGCCACCCCGGCGTAGGGGGTGTCGCGGGGCATCCGGGGCCCGTAGACGTTGTGGTAGCGCAACGACACCGCCGTACCGCCCGTCGTCCGCGCCCACGCCGCCGCGAGATGCTCCTGGGCGAGCTTGGTCGTGGCGTACACGTTGCGCGGGTCGACCGGCGCGTCCTCCCCCACCAGCCCCGGTGCCAACGGGTCTGCGCACACCGGGCACAGCGGTTCGAAGCGGCCCGCCGCGAGATCGTCGAGCGAGCGGGGCCCGGGCCGCACCACACCGTGCCGCCCGCACTCGTATCGTCCCTCCCCGTACACGACCATCGACCCCGCCAGCACCAGCCGCCGCACCCCCGCGTCGGCCATGGCGGCCAGCAGCACCGCCGTACCCAGGTCGTTGCGGGAGACGTACTCTGGCGCGTCCGCGAAGCCGGTCCCCAGGCCCACCATCGCGGCCTGATGGCACACGGCGTCCACCCCGTCCAACGCCGCATCGACCGCCCGCCGGTCCCGTACGTCCGAGCCCGCGTCCACGGCCACGTCGAACACGACGGGCTCGTGCCCGCCCTCCGACAGCACATCCACGACATGGGACCCGATGAATCCGGCACCGCCGGTGACCAGTACACGCATACGGCCACGCTAGGGCGCACCGGACCGGCATCCCGCGCCCACGCCCGGCACGTCACGCTTCCGTAAGAGTGTGCGAGACCGAGCCGGACGTAAGGATTTCGTCATCGGCCGTCCCCACCCGAAGGGCCGCCCTTTGCGTTGAATGGACGGGGACGACGCAGGCTCACGGAACGGGAAGAGGGATGAGATGGGGCGCGGGCGGTTGGGGCCTTTGGTCGTAGGGGTGTTGGTGGCTGTGGTCGCGGGGGTGGGCGTGGGCCTGTACTGGTTCCAGCCGTGGAAGCTCTGGCAGGACGAGACAGTGACGGAGTCCCTGCCCGCCGTCGCGGAGCCCACCGGAACACCGGACGCGGCCGCCGACACGGCGTCGTCACCCTCCCCCTCGACACCGGTCTCCGGACCCGTGACGCTGGCGAGTGGTGATCTGATCAGCCACGAGCACACGACCTCGGGCAGCGTGAAGCTCGTACGGCTGGCCGACGGCGCGCATGTGGTCCGACTGGAGAACCTCGACACCAGCAACGGCCCCGATCTGCGCGTGTGGCTGACTGACGCACCGGTGAAGGAGGGGCGGGCCGGCTGGCACGTCTTCGACGACGGCGCATACGTCAGCCTCGGCAAGCTCAAGGGCAACAAAGGCAGCCAGAATTACGCCGTGCCCGAGAACGTCGACCTGTCCCACTACAGCAGTGTCAGCATCTGGTGCGACCGCTTCGACGTCTCCTTCGGCGCCGCCGAACTGGCCGACGCCTGACGGCACGGCCGGGGGCAGCGTGGGGTCACCACTGGGTGATGAGCAGCGCGTCCGGTTCGTGCTGCCGCCAGGCTTGAGTGAGACGAGCGAGGCTCGGTCGATGAAGCCCGGCAGCCCTCGGGTCTGCGCTTGTGATCGGTCGGCGGCGCCAGCAGACGCATAGGGCGGAGCGCGAGGGCAACCGGCCCCAGGTCGATCCGGGCGTCCATGTCCAGGAAGGTGCCGTACGGGTTGACGTTGGACCAGAACAGCGCGGTCATACCGCGCCAGTCCTCGTCGCTGAGCTTCTTCGCCCATGCCATCACCGCCGTACGGCGCAGCGACCGCCGGGCGCCCCTGCTTGCTGCCCAAACATCGCGATACCGTTCAAGCTCTGAGCGGGCCTCTGCTCAGTCTCTGAGCGGGTCCTCCGTTCAGTCTCTGAACAAGCAGTCAGGTGCGTTCACTCAGTGAACAGAACTCCGTTCACTGAGTGAACGCCGCTCCCGTTTCCTGAGTGAACAGCCGGGCCGCTGTGGGGCGGGAGTGTGCCGCTGGCGATGGTCGACCCGTCCGGCTCATTCCGATCAGTCTGCGCGTCGACGGGCGTGCGCAGGACACACCCACCGGACCCTGACTGACGGCACGCAGCCACCAGCCCTCTGCTCCGGTGTGCGCTCTCCGTTCACGGCGAGGCACTGGCGAGAGTCTTCCACGGCCTCGCCGACTGCCAGCTCCTCTCTCCCGTAGCCGCATCACGGGCCTGGCCCGGCGGGCCTCAACGATGCAGCAGGGTGTCACTCCGTACACCAGCGCGAACTGGAGCTTTGCGTATGCGACTTCCCCACCCCGGCGCTGATAAGTGGCGCAGGTCACATGAAATGCGTCTCAGTATTCGAGATCATTGGCTGATGGGCCGTCAGGATTCACCTTCGATGCCCATCTCGGTGGCCCACTTGGGCCACTTAGGGCACGCGGAGGGCACGCACCCCTAAAAATGGTCTAGACAACAAACAAACCCCAGGCCGCTGACCTGGGGTTTCATCATGGAGCGGGTGACGAGAATCGAACTCGCGCTCTCAGCTTGGGAAGCTGATGTTCTACCATTAAACTACACCCGCGTAAGACGCCGGTTCGTGCCGGTGTCGGAACGCGTCGTTACTTTACCTCATGTCGGGCCCCGCGTGCTGAACGCATGGGGCCCGGTGGTGTTTCCGGGGTGGGGACGGGGCTGCGGGGCGCGGGAGTTGGGGCGTACCGTGGAGGTGCGGAAGAGGGCCCGGGTGGGCCTTCGGCGGGATCGGAGTGCCGCCTGGAGGGCCGTCCCAATCATCCCGTAATGTGGCGGTTCCTCGTCAGGTCGGCGAAGGTCGACCGTCAGACGCGGCTCTTGGGGAAGGGACTCTTGGACTTGATGGAGCGCACCGTCGTCCGTTGTGCCGATGGGCACGTGTTCAGCACCGCTTCGTTCCCGATGCAGCAGGCCGAACGCCTCGGCCCCGGTCGGCTCATGCGCTGCCCACGCTGCGCCCGGTTGCGCAGTGTCGTACCCGTGGCTCTGGAAAAGCGGTAACGGCAGAAGCGGTAACGGCAGGAGCGGCAGCAGCAGTCGTAGCGACTCAGGCGCGCGGTTCGTCCGGCTGGTTAGGGACGGTCCGCGCGTCTTGCGTATCCTCGGGGCGTGCTTCTCTCAGACAAGGACATCCGGGCCGAGATCGACGCCGGACGGGTGCGGATCGATCCGTACGACGAATCCATGGTGCAGCCGTCGAGTGTCGACGTGCGTCTCGACCGCTTCTTCCGGGTGTTCGAGAACCACCGCTACCCGCACATCGACCCCTCCGTGGAGCAGTCCGATCTCACGCGGCTCGTCGAACCCGAGGGGGACGAGCCCTTCATCCTGCACCCCGGTGAGTTCGTGCTCGCGAGTACGTACGAGGTCATCACGCTCCCCGACGATCTCGCCTCGCGGCTGGAGGGCAAGAGTTCGCTGGGCCGTCTCGGGCTCGTCACCCACTCCACCGCCGGGTTCATCGACCCCGGGTTCTCCGGGCACGTGACCCTTGAGCTGTCGAATCTCGCCACGCTCCCCATCAAGCTCTGGCCGGGCATGAAGATCGGGCAGCTGTGTCTGTTCCGGCTCAGCTCGCCGGCCGAGTTCCCGTACGGCAGCGAGCGGTACGGCTCCCGCTACCAGGGGCAGCGCGGGCCCACCGCCTCCCGGTCCTTCCTCAACTTCCACCGGACGCAGGTGTGAGCATGTCCCAGGTCGTCCGCGAGAAC of Streptomyces phaeolivaceus contains these proteins:
- a CDS encoding sensor histidine kinase; protein product: MRDTLLIALFALVGAVAAGLLGAVALWLLRRRSLIASLTVVAAVAVTAMLAGTLAVAWAMFLSSHDLWVVTTVVAMAAVVSLATALLLGRWVVARSRALQLAARSFGDGGSFTAPAGPATAELASLSAELAATSAKLAESRQRERALESSRRELVAWISHDLRTPLAGLRAMAEALEDGVAADPARYLTQIRTEVERLNGMVGDLFELSRIHAGALALTPSRMSVYDLVGDALAGVYPLAHEHGVRLVGERVEPLPVEVDGREMSRVLGNLLVNAIRRTPADGTVMVAAERSPDGVVVSVSDGCGGIPEEDLPRVFDTGWRGTHARTPPAGAGLGLAIVRGIVEAHQGRTTVRNIPGGCRFEVVLPAAAS
- a CDS encoding NAD-dependent epimerase/dehydratase family protein, which produces MRVLVTGGAGFIGSHVVDVLSEGGHEPVVFDVAVDAGSDVRDRRAVDAALDGVDAVCHQAAMVGLGTGFADAPEYVSRNDLGTAVLLAAMADAGVRRLVLAGSMVVYGEGRYECGRHGVVRPGPRSLDDLAAGRFEPLCPVCADPLAPGLVGEDAPVDPRNVYATTKLAQEHLAAAWARTTGGTAVSLRYHNVYGPRMPRDTPYAGVASFFRSALAHGRAPRVFEDGRQRRDFVHVRDVAGANVMALKADVRAGALTAYNTGSGEPRTVGEMAAALADAYGGPEPVVTGEYRLGDVRHITADSSRLRSELGWKPEVGFTEGMREFAQAGMRDA
- a CDS encoding DM13 domain-containing protein, translating into MGRGRLGPLVVGVLVAVVAGVGVGLYWFQPWKLWQDETVTESLPAVAEPTGTPDAAADTASSPSPSTPVSGPVTLASGDLISHEHTTSGSVKLVRLADGAHVVRLENLDTSNGPDLRVWLTDAPVKEGRAGWHVFDDGAYVSLGKLKGNKGSQNYAVPENVDLSHYSSVSIWCDRFDVSFGAAELADA
- the dcd gene encoding dCTP deaminase codes for the protein MLLSDKDIRAEIDAGRVRIDPYDESMVQPSSVDVRLDRFFRVFENHRYPHIDPSVEQSDLTRLVEPEGDEPFILHPGEFVLASTYEVITLPDDLASRLEGKSSLGRLGLVTHSTAGFIDPGFSGHVTLELSNLATLPIKLWPGMKIGQLCLFRLSSPAEFPYGSERYGSRYQGQRGPTASRSFLNFHRTQV